Proteins from a genomic interval of Candidatus Bealeia paramacronuclearis:
- the pgaA gene encoding poly-beta-1,6 N-acetyl-D-glucosamine export porin PgaA, which yields MRARIEALRQSGAPYRAHELALQSPELFQKQDLEKYEGDKTAVRIRWGEDGGPEPLKRYDHTDQAIRDLLRHKKENLSAPEKERAQSDLIQAFHNRLEMKRAIIEFENYKGKGKSINAIPSYVLIAAGEAYLQLREPQKAREILEEVHRKSPLNYKNNVLLYYAHEETEDHDKALAFIRNSILYEPKWILGKTENSSRKELEQTLAASPFYSNLNNEGQKTLEDFNNTAPANLEILRLLSDLYNARGLPRASLEKAELGLALEPQNIELQVAKIKALISLNRIEEARYEKEQLVRLYPEQSNVQDLEKEWKVFDKWEIISDFQNEKSSGTTFGSKSSQLDTKLYSPPIYNHYRVFAHDVIGRALFPEGMERLYRQGAGVEYRGPDWEIEGEVDHNAYPTQRPSFRLSTTWNPQDEWLYSAQGEYFSLDTPMRALKNHIFSNKFKSGVTYQKNEDFSAGIQSYIQNFSDRNLWGGVSGFMKKDILVHPKRKIDLRADVGTDFSRLTNVIYFSPKRTLSYSLTTSAVDQLWRQYENEFHHRVTMSGGFYSQKGFKTEFVGKIGYQHEIKLNKLYELIYGVERGRNVYDGGLEYSNTVFIKLNARF from the coding sequence GTGAGGGCCAGAATTGAAGCGTTACGCCAATCGGGTGCGCCTTACCGCGCTCATGAGTTGGCGCTTCAATCTCCCGAGCTTTTTCAAAAACAAGACTTAGAAAAATATGAAGGGGACAAAACAGCGGTTAGAATCAGATGGGGAGAGGATGGAGGTCCAGAGCCCTTAAAACGATATGACCATACAGATCAAGCGATTCGGGATCTTTTGAGGCATAAAAAAGAAAATCTTTCTGCGCCTGAGAAAGAGCGCGCCCAATCAGATCTCATTCAAGCCTTTCATAATCGATTAGAAATGAAGAGAGCAATAATCGAGTTTGAAAATTACAAGGGCAAAGGGAAATCCATCAATGCTATTCCATCCTATGTTTTAATTGCCGCGGGTGAAGCTTATTTACAATTACGGGAACCCCAAAAAGCAAGAGAGATTTTGGAAGAAGTTCATCGAAAAAGTCCGTTAAATTATAAAAACAACGTTCTTCTTTATTATGCGCACGAAGAAACAGAAGATCATGATAAAGCTCTTGCATTTATTAGAAATTCTATTTTGTATGAACCTAAGTGGATCTTAGGAAAAACGGAAAACTCTTCTCGAAAAGAACTTGAGCAAACGTTAGCAGCCTCACCTTTTTATTCTAACTTAAACAATGAAGGACAAAAAACTCTAGAAGATTTCAATAATACGGCGCCAGCCAATCTTGAAATATTAAGGCTTTTGAGTGACCTTTATAATGCAAGAGGGCTTCCTCGTGCATCTCTCGAAAAGGCAGAGCTCGGCCTTGCCCTTGAACCTCAAAATATTGAATTACAAGTTGCTAAAATTAAAGCGCTTATCAGTCTCAATCGTATAGAGGAAGCTAGGTATGAAAAAGAGCAACTTGTGAGGCTTTATCCAGAACAATCTAACGTTCAGGACTTAGAAAAAGAATGGAAAGTATTTGATAAATGGGAAATTATAAGTGACTTTCAAAATGAAAAAAGTTCGGGAACGACTTTTGGATCTAAATCCTCTCAACTTGACACCAAACTCTATTCCCCCCCTATTTATAATCACTATCGTGTCTTTGCACATGATGTCATAGGACGGGCCTTGTTTCCCGAAGGCATGGAGCGTCTTTATCGTCAAGGCGCGGGGGTAGAATATCGAGGGCCCGATTGGGAGATTGAAGGTGAAGTTGATCATAATGCCTATCCCACACAACGGCCCTCCTTTCGTTTAAGCACAACGTGGAATCCGCAAGACGAATGGTTGTATTCTGCTCAGGGTGAATATTTTTCACTGGATACTCCGATGAGGGCCTTAAAAAATCATATTTTTTCAAATAAATTTAAAAGCGGTGTGACCTATCAAAAAAATGAAGATTTTTCAGCTGGGATCCAAAGTTACATTCAAAATTTTAGTGATAGAAATTTGTGGGGGGGTGTTTCTGGATTTATGAAGAAGGATATTCTCGTGCATCCCAAGCGAAAGATTGATTTGCGTGCAGATGTAGGAACTGATTTTTCTCGTTTAACCAATGTCATTTATTTTAGCCCTAAGCGAACTCTGAGTTATTCTTTGACAACGTCTGCTGTGGATCAACTTTGGAGACAATATGAAAATGAATTTCATCATCGTGTCACTATGAGTGGTGGGTTCTATTCTCAAAAAGGTTTTAAAACTGAGTTTGTGGGTAAAATTGGATACCAGCATGAGATCAAACTTAATAAACTTTATGAATTGATTTATGGGGTCGAGCGAGGTCGCAATGTCTATGACGGAGGTCTTGAGTATTCAAACACCGTATTTATCAAACTTAATGCGAGATTTTAA